ATATTCAATAATATAATAAACAATGGGAAGTAACAATTAATGGTCCGTTAATTTTCTGTAAACTTTCTGTAAATTTAAATTCAAATTCATTTATTCAAGAAATATCAGGATAGATCAAGATCCTAATTCTGGTTTATTTAAATTTATTAGAAAATTTTTAAAACAAATTGACTTTCAATTTAAAACATTGTAAAATTATGATGAAATTGTGTCAAAATATGGTAGGGAAGGAGATTGGGTTTTGGACGAAAAAATAAATAGGGGGAGAGCAATTAATGTACAGATTTAGAAAAGTCTTTTCTATCATTTTAATTTTGCTTTTAGTACTATCAAATGGAACATTTGCCTTTGCTAGTACAAATGACAAAGCAATATCAATCGATAAATCAAAATTAAGCAAAACCAGTCAACTAGATAAAATTAATAAGATAAAAAAACCCACTTTAGATGCTAACTTTAAAGACAGTGAGAAAGTAAGGGTAATTGTGGAGTTAGATGGAGAAACACCTTTAGAATATGCGAACAAAAAGGGTGTAATGTATAAAAGACTCGCGCAATCAATGAAAGACTCATTAACGAATAAAGTAGAAAAACAGCAAAAGGCTGCAAAAAGTGCAATTTCATCAAAGGGTATTGACATAAATTATAATTATGATTATGCAGTTTCATTTAATGGTTTCAGTGGAAAAGTAGAGTTCGGTAACATTGAAAAGATTGAAGCTGTACCAAACGTAAAAAATGTATACTTAGCAAATGAATATAATCGTCCAGTTGAGCCCAACTTGGATACTAGTCATGAGTACATTCAATCACATCAAACTTGGGCGGATGCAAATCTTAAAGGTGAAGGAATGGTAGTAGCAGTAATTGATACTGGCGTGGACCCTTCACATAGAGACTTTGTGTTAAGTGATGATACGGAAGAGGAACTGACTAAAAAAGAAGTAAAGGCAATTGTTGGTGAGGGAGAAGTCGAAGGTAAATACTTCACAGAAAAAGTGCCATTCGGTCACAACTATTTTGATCATAACAATACTGTTAAACCAGCAACTTCAGAGCATGGTATGCATGTTGCTGGGATTGTAGCAGCCAATGGCGATACACAAAATGGCGGCGTTAAAGGGGTAGCGCCAGAAGCGCAAGTATTAGGCATGAAAGTATTTAGTAATGATCCGAACTTTGAATCGACTTGGTCTGATGTGTATTTAGCTGCAATTGATGATGCTATTGCTCTTGGGGCCGACGTTCTAAACATGAGCCTTGGTTCAACAGCATCATTCTATGAAGCTAACAGTCCGGAAGATCTAGCGATTACGAGAGCAGTAGAAAATGGAATTGTTTCCGCAATCTCTGCAGGTAATTCTGGTAACATTGGTTACGGATGGGACAACCCATTTTATAAAAATCCTGATATAGGTGTTGTGGGTGCACCAGGATTAAATACAGACTCCATATCAGTCGCAGCATCCGGTAATACAGCTTATTTATATGAACATAAACTTTCTGTAGGCGATTTCCAAGCAACCGGATATGGCATTGATGATTGGACAGATTTGGCTGCTTCTCAAGAACTTGAGGTAGTAAGTTTGTCACAGTTAAAAGGTGTTGAAGAAGTACCGGGAGAAGCATGTAAGGTCTGTGGAAGTGCAGAAGACTTCGCTAGTGTTGATGTAGAAGGTAAAGTGGTCTTGGTAAAACGTGGTGATTTGGCGTTTATTGATAAAACAAATAATGCTGCAGCAGCTGGCGCAATCGGTATTATTGTTTATGATCATGGCCAATCACAATTTTATAAGGACCAAGGTGGGTGGGCAATACCATTCACAATGTTACACGCTGAAGATGGAACCGAACTTGAAAAGGTATTAAGTGAAGGTCCTAAAGCTTTAAATATTTCAAAACTTAATAGAGAAGAATCACCTGAAATGGGCAGAATGACTGAGTTTACTTCTTGGGGTACAACTCCTAGTTTAGAACTTAAGCCAGAAATAACTGCTCCAGGGGGCAATATTTACTCTACGTTAAATGATAATAAATATGGAGTGAAAAGTGGTACATCAATGGCAGCGCCACATGTTGCCGGTGGATCAGCACTAGTACAACAATATTTACAAAAAGATGATAGATTTGCTGACTTGTCTAATGAAGAACGTACACGTTTGGCTAAAGTATTATTAATGAATACTGCTGATGTCATTATGGATCTTAATGATCAGCCGTTTTCTCCGCGACGTCAAGGTGCAGGTATGATGCAACTGCTTAGTGCAGTACGAACTCCTGTGACAATTGTGGATTCTTCTACAGACGAGGCAAAGGTTGAATTAAAAGATTTCCAATCTAAAACATTTGAAATGACATTTACAGCAGAAAATATTTCAGATAAAGATGTTACTTACAATGTGGATACAAGTGTATTAGCAGATACATTACAAAAAACTACTGATGTAGACTATAACGCATTAATTGCAGGTAACATGAAAGATGTAAATATCGATTCACCAGAATCAATTACAGTACCTGCTGAAGAATCAACCTCATTTACAGTATCTGTTGATTTAACAAATGCAAAAATCCCAGGTCTTACAGCAGACGGGGAGAAAACTTCTTTTGATTTAAGAGAAAACATCTTTGTCGAAGGTTTTGTTAAATTAACACCGGAAGATAAAACAATTGCTGATCTTTCTATTCCATATGTTGGCTTTTATGGTAATTGGGACGAGCCAGAAGTACTTGATGGCATTCAAGACTTGGGTGAGGAAAGATTCTATAACTTTGACAAATTGTTTGGACCTGGTGTCGGGCATGACATGTTATTCGGAGAAGAAGGATATTTCGTTAAACCTGTTGAAATAGATGGAAAGCTTTATTACCCAGTATCACCAAATGGAGACGGACAGTATGATACAGTTTATCCGTTACCAGCATTTATGCGTAACGCAACAGAAATGCAATTCAATATTTTGAACGAGGACGAGAAGCAAATACGTCGCGTATTGGTTGAGCATGATGTTGTCAAAACATATTTTGACGGTGGTAATGGTTCGTATTATAGTTTCAACCCTGTAAGAGCATGGGATGGAAAAAATCTATCAAATGTTGTAGATGATGGTGTATACTACTACGAGATTAAATCGTTGATAGATTACAAGGGTGCAGAATGGCAATCAGATAAATATCCATTATATGTGGATACAACTGCGCCAGAGGTAAATGCAACATATAATGCTGAGTCTGGTGTACTAAATATTGATGCAACGGATAGTGGAGTTGGTATCCTTGAATTTAGTGTTTCACTTGACGGAAATTTATTAGGTTATGTTCCTGGTGATACAAAAGAGGTAAATTTACCAGGTTTACCTGAGGGAAGCAAAGTCACCGTGGAAGCAACTGATAATGCAGCAAATAGTTCATCTGATGTTGTGTCATTTGGTGATGAAGAAGCACCAATGATTTATGCGGATGAACATGCACCCGAACCATACGGTGCATATAGTAAACGTGAGATTCCTGTAAAGGGATATGTACAAGAAGATGTTGCATTAGAATCATTTACCGTTAATGGTAAGGAAATAGATGTTGAAAAAGATGGTAATAAATATAAATTTACAACGGTAGTCAAGTTTGATAGTGATGGCGCAAAAGACATTAAACTTAAAGCAGTTGACAACGCTGGAAAAGAACATGCTATTAACCGACCAATCTTTGTTGATACAACAAATCCGTCTATGGAATATGAAGTACCGAAAGTTGTGGACAATGATGTTGATAGTATTAAAGTGGATTTCAACCTAAAGGATAATTTTAATTACCTATCGCTAAAGGTTAATGATGATCATGTGTATGAATTACCATTCAAAGGTCCATCAACATATGTAAATCCGGCCAATGAAACAGTTCAACACACTTTATCACTTAAACCAGGCGATAACGTATTTACATTAACACTTGAGGATTTTGCTGGAAATGTAACAACCAAAGAGTTTACTGTATATCGTAATGAGTCAGAATCACGTGTTGATCGTTTGGCAGGAGCTACTCTTTACCATACCGCGGTTGAAGTAAGTAAAGAGGGATGGGAAAAATCAGATACAGTGGTTCTAGCTCGTGGGGATCGCTTTGGCGATGCGCTGGCTGGTATTCCATTAGCTAAAAAGTACGATGCACCATTATTGTTAACAGAATCCAATAAATTTACAAAAGTTACTAAGGAAGAAATTACACGTTTAGGTGCTAAAACAGTTTATATTCTTGGTGGAGAACTTGCTGTTACTAAGTCGGTTGAGGCTGATTTAAAAGAACAAGGTATAACTGTACACCGGATTGGTGGAGCAAATCGTTTTGAAACATCTGTAAATGTGGCTAAAGAGGTTGTTGAAAACGGAAAATCCAATGAAGTTGTAGTTGTTAATGGAATGAACTTCCCAGATGCTTTATCTGTAGGTTCATATGCAGCTATGGAGGGATTACCGATACTATTAGTTAATGGGAAGGAGCTTCCTAAGTCTGCTGAAAAGCTAATGTTTGATTTTGGTGTTACAAAGACTCTTGTGGTGGGTGGACCTAGTGTTGTATCCAAAGACTTGATGAATCAGTTACCACATCCATATCGAGTTGCAGGCGGTAACCGTTATGAAACAGCAATAGCGGTAGCAGAATACTTTGATCTAGATACAAATCATTACTTTGTAGCAACTGGTAGACATTTTGCTGATGGCCTTTCAAGTGGAGCGCTCGCTGCTAAAAGAGGCGAAGGTATACTATTAGTAACTGACCATGTTCCAGAAGTTGTAGAAGAGTTTATTACCAAAAGTGATTTAGATCTTTTAACAGTTATTGGAGGACCAATTGCAATAAGTAAGAATGTTGAAAAGGCACTAAACAAGCTTCTTGGAAATTAATTTACCGGAAATGCTAATAGAAAAGGATCCCAAAAATAAGGGATCCTTTTCTAATGGTCTTATTAGCTTTGATCAACCGCTTTGTATTGCTTTTCTTCGGTGTAAAGGGATGAAACAAGTGATTTGCAAGAATTTCCTATTGAATATTGATTCCATCTCTGCGCAAAGTCTTTGATTTGTTTTAAGTCAAAATTGTTATTGCAAATTATTTGTAAAAGTTCATCCGTATTATTTACAATTGGACCAGGAATAAGCCTCTTGTAGTCTTCACAAAACCCTCTATCTTTTTTGTATTCATCCAAATCATAAGCAAAAAATATCATTGGTCGTTCGAGCAATGAAAATTCGAATGGGATAGATGAATAGTCGGTAATTAGGATATCCGTAATAACCAACAATTCATTAACATCGGTAATATCTGATACATCATAAACAAAATTAGAATAGGCATTGTAAAAATCACTTTTTATTGCGGGATGAAGTTTTAAAAACAAAACATATTGGTCCGATAGCTGTTCCTCAAGCCTTTGAATATCCAGGGCGATTTTTGCCTCATTGAGTTTATTATCTCGATAGGTAGGTGCGTATAAGATTACTTTTTTGCGATTGATTATAGGAAATCTTGATTTTAATTCCTGTTCCACTTCACGCATTTTAGTGATGTCATGGAAAAAGTCTGTACGCGGTATACCTGTACGCATAATGGCATTATTTGAAACTCCAAAACTTTCCCTGAATATATTAGCCATTTTTTCCGATCCAACCACCACATGTGTAAAACGATGATAAACTTTTACAAATCGTTCATATGCACGTGAAGATCGTCTTTCAACAGACGGGTCTTTTAAACCAAATTGCTTAATGGCACCAGCGGCATGCCATAATTGAATGCATTGAACGTTTGGTTTGAAATCAGTTACTGCTAAAAATCCATAATAATTATCAATGAAAATTTTATCGGAAGTTGCAAGATGATAAATGGATTGAATCCAATCAGATAAATAGAATCCCTTAAAAGATAATTCTTTACCATTTGGAATATGTCCAAAATCAATTTTACATTGGGAGGTTTTAAGAATAACAACCGGATCATCAACTTGTTTTTCCAACTCTTTTAGTGTAAACAAAATATTATCCCCAAATGAAGCAACAAAAACTGTTTTCTTCTTCTGGGGAATTAAATTAAAGATATAAAAGAGTGTACGAAAAACAAAAAGGTACACAGTAATTGCTAATTCTCTAGCCATTGTTTGATTTATTCAAATCTTTTTTAATTTGTGTGGTTGAAATTCCTACTGTCCGCGGTAAATAAACTACATCACAATACTCTGCTAAGAAGTCAAATTTACCCTTCCAGTCATCTCCCATAACAAATACATCAACATCATTATTTTGAACATCTTGTACTTTTTGTTCCCAGTTATGCTCTGGAATAACCTCATCAACATAACGCACTGCCTCAAGAATTGCTTTTCGTTGTTCAAAGCTGTAATATGCTTTCTTATCTTTTAGTGCATTAAATTCATCTGAAGAAATTGCAACAATCAAATAGTCTCCGTATTCTTTGGCACGACGCAATATATTAATATGACCAACGTGTAATAGGTCGAATGTTCCGTATGTGATTACTTTTTTCATTCAATAACCTCCATGAAGTAATACGATTTATTTATATAATACCATACTTTATTTACATAAAAATAACAAAACTCCTACAAATGTATTTTGAATTTGAAAGAAAAACTTTCTGAGATAATTACAAAATACTACTATATTAGTATACTACGAAATTAAAATAATAGAAACAAGCATTTTTTGCTAATAAACTATCTGAATTAACAAATTGAACAATGGAATTTTTTTCATAAAGTATTAACATTCGACAAATTATAATGCATAATATGATAAAAGAGGTGGTTTATTAAAATACAGTTACAAATAGATTACTAGACCGTATAGGCACTTTTTTTTAGTTTATATATATGGAGGTATTTAATGAAAAGGATAGCAATAGCAATTATTACGTTGTTAATTTTTAGTTTAACATTCCCCAGTCAAATTTTAGCAGGTAGTAATGGTAATGTTGAAAACAAAATCGAACAATCAGAACTGACTCATCCACAATTGGAAAACGAAGAGATAAAACAAGAAAGTGAAACAATTAATAAAGATTATGAAAACACAAACAAAACAGAACGCACCACAGATGAAGACAATCCAGATGGAAATAAGTCAGTAAAAGAAGCAAATACCAATCATACAGATGAACCTTCAGTAATAATGGAGGAAAAAACAAAAAATATAGAAGACAATTCACAAGAAGAACATAAAACAAATAAAGAAAAAGAAACTGTAATAGAAGATAATAATTCAGCAAGTAATCAGGAAAAGGTAAAAAAGGAAAAGAAACAACCGGATATAACAAGGAAAACTGAAATGGATTCAATAAATAGGAATAAATCGGTAAATCAATTAACCGAATCCAAATCCGATACTATTACTGAAAAAGAAATAAAAAAAAATAATACAAGCAGAATAGGTCACATTCGAAGTCTAAGTGTGATGATTTATAAAAATCTGACTGATATGTCATCCTATATAGCTGCGGGCGAGGAATATACTAACCGAGTTTATTACATTAAGGAAGAGGCCTATGTTAATGAGGATACGTATTATCTTATAAGTTTAGAGCCAAGCAGAATTAATGGAGTAGTAGGATGGGTGAAGGCCAAGGACATGTCTACATACACCCATACCGGAATTGATAGTAAGACCAAAACCTTTTATATAAAAGGAACAGGTAGTGCTTATAGCAAGGCTTGGGGTGGTTCAAAGGATTTAGTTTACTCAGATATGAAAAAATTTGAAGATCAAAAATTTACCGTGTATCTAACAGAGGCTGTAGGAAATAATACATGGTATCGAGGAAAGTTGAATGGTCAGATAATATGGTTACACGAAGCCTATGTAAAGTCTTACACAAAAAGTCCCACAAGCAGAATAGGCCATATAAGAAGCGAAAGTGTAAAAATATATAGAACATTAGATGATCAAGATTCTGCGGTTACGGCCGGGGAAGAATATACAAACCAAGTTTATTATATAAAAGAACAGGCTCAGTTAGGCAGTCAGGTCTATTATTTAATAAGTTTGGAGCCAAGTATGATAAGTGGGGTAGTAGGTTGGGTGAAAGCTGAAGACATGTCCACATACACTCATACCGGAATTGATAGTAAGACCAAAACCTTTTATATAAAAGGAACAGGCAGTGCTTATAGTAAAGCATGGGGTGGTTCAAAGGATTTAGTATACGAAGATATGTCCCAATATCAAAATCAGGAATTCATTGTTTATTTAACTGAAGCAGTTGGAAATAACATATGGTATCGCGGTAAATTGAACGGACAAACGATATGGTTGCATGAAGCCTATGTAGTAGAGCATAGCCAAAGTCATACTAGTAAACTTGGACATATTGTAAGTTCAAATGTGAAAATTTATAAGCACCCATACGGTGAATCATCGTATAAAATTGCAGGTGAGGAATATACAAATCAGGTTTATTACATTAAAGAACAAGCGGTAACTAATGGACAAACGTATTATTTAATAAGTATAGAACCTAGTAGAATCAATGGAGTAGTAGGTTGGGTGAGGGCCGAAGACATGTCTACATACACTCATACTGGAATTGATAGAAAGACCAAAACCTTTTATATAAAAGGAACAGGCAGTGCTTACAGTAAAGCGTGGGGCGGTTCAAAGGATTTAGTATACGAAGATATGTCCCAATATGAAAATCAGGAATTCACTGTTTATTTAACAGAAGCGGTTGGAAATAACACATGGTATCGCGGTAAACTGA
This Virgibacillus phasianinus DNA region includes the following protein-coding sequences:
- a CDS encoding cell wall-binding repeat-containing protein, producing MYRFRKVFSIILILLLVLSNGTFAFASTNDKAISIDKSKLSKTSQLDKINKIKKPTLDANFKDSEKVRVIVELDGETPLEYANKKGVMYKRLAQSMKDSLTNKVEKQQKAAKSAISSKGIDINYNYDYAVSFNGFSGKVEFGNIEKIEAVPNVKNVYLANEYNRPVEPNLDTSHEYIQSHQTWADANLKGEGMVVAVIDTGVDPSHRDFVLSDDTEEELTKKEVKAIVGEGEVEGKYFTEKVPFGHNYFDHNNTVKPATSEHGMHVAGIVAANGDTQNGGVKGVAPEAQVLGMKVFSNDPNFESTWSDVYLAAIDDAIALGADVLNMSLGSTASFYEANSPEDLAITRAVENGIVSAISAGNSGNIGYGWDNPFYKNPDIGVVGAPGLNTDSISVAASGNTAYLYEHKLSVGDFQATGYGIDDWTDLAASQELEVVSLSQLKGVEEVPGEACKVCGSAEDFASVDVEGKVVLVKRGDLAFIDKTNNAAAAGAIGIIVYDHGQSQFYKDQGGWAIPFTMLHAEDGTELEKVLSEGPKALNISKLNREESPEMGRMTEFTSWGTTPSLELKPEITAPGGNIYSTLNDNKYGVKSGTSMAAPHVAGGSALVQQYLQKDDRFADLSNEERTRLAKVLLMNTADVIMDLNDQPFSPRRQGAGMMQLLSAVRTPVTIVDSSTDEAKVELKDFQSKTFEMTFTAENISDKDVTYNVDTSVLADTLQKTTDVDYNALIAGNMKDVNIDSPESITVPAEESTSFTVSVDLTNAKIPGLTADGEKTSFDLRENIFVEGFVKLTPEDKTIADLSIPYVGFYGNWDEPEVLDGIQDLGEERFYNFDKLFGPGVGHDMLFGEEGYFVKPVEIDGKLYYPVSPNGDGQYDTVYPLPAFMRNATEMQFNILNEDEKQIRRVLVEHDVVKTYFDGGNGSYYSFNPVRAWDGKNLSNVVDDGVYYYEIKSLIDYKGAEWQSDKYPLYVDTTAPEVNATYNAESGVLNIDATDSGVGILEFSVSLDGNLLGYVPGDTKEVNLPGLPEGSKVTVEATDNAANSSSDVVSFGDEEAPMIYADEHAPEPYGAYSKREIPVKGYVQEDVALESFTVNGKEIDVEKDGNKYKFTTVVKFDSDGAKDIKLKAVDNAGKEHAINRPIFVDTTNPSMEYEVPKVVDNDVDSIKVDFNLKDNFNYLSLKVNDDHVYELPFKGPSTYVNPANETVQHTLSLKPGDNVFTLTLEDFAGNVTTKEFTVYRNESESRVDRLAGATLYHTAVEVSKEGWEKSDTVVLARGDRFGDALAGIPLAKKYDAPLLLTESNKFTKVTKEEITRLGAKTVYILGGELAVTKSVEADLKEQGITVHRIGGANRFETSVNVAKEVVENGKSNEVVVVNGMNFPDALSVGSYAAMEGLPILLVNGKELPKSAEKLMFDFGVTKTLVVGGPSVVSKDLMNQLPHPYRVAGGNRYETAIAVAEYFDLDTNHYFVATGRHFADGLSSGALAAKRGEGILLVTDHVPEVVEEFITKSDLDLLTVIGGPIAISKNVEKALNKLLGN
- a CDS encoding CDP-glycerol glycerophosphotransferase family protein; its protein translation is MFTLKELEKQVDDPVVILKTSQCKIDFGHIPNGKELSFKGFYLSDWIQSIYHLATSDKIFIDNYYGFLAVTDFKPNVQCIQLWHAAGAIKQFGLKDPSVERRSSRAYERFVKVYHRFTHVVVGSEKMANIFRESFGVSNNAIMRTGIPRTDFFHDITKMREVEQELKSRFPIINRKKVILYAPTYRDNKLNEAKIALDIQRLEEQLSDQYVLFLKLHPAIKSDFYNAYSNFVYDVSDITDVNELLVITDILITDYSSIPFEFSLLERPMIFFAYDLDEYKKDRGFCEDYKRLIPGPIVNNTDELLQIICNNNFDLKQIKDFAQRWNQYSIGNSCKSLVSSLYTEEKQYKAVDQS
- the tagD gene encoding glycerol-3-phosphate cytidylyltransferase, producing the protein MKKVITYGTFDLLHVGHINILRRAKEYGDYLIVAISSDEFNALKDKKAYYSFEQRKAILEAVRYVDEVIPEHNWEQKVQDVQNNDVDVFVMGDDWKGKFDFLAEYCDVVYLPRTVGISTTQIKKDLNKSNNG
- a CDS encoding N-acetylglucosaminidase, which translates into the protein MKRIAIAIITLLIFSLTFPSQILAGSNGNVENKIEQSELTHPQLENEEIKQESETINKDYENTNKTERTTDEDNPDGNKSVKEANTNHTDEPSVIMEEKTKNIEDNSQEEHKTNKEKETVIEDNNSASNQEKVKKEKKQPDITRKTEMDSINRNKSVNQLTESKSDTITEKEIKKNNTSRIGHIRSLSVMIYKNLTDMSSYIAAGEEYTNRVYYIKEEAYVNEDTYYLISLEPSRINGVVGWVKAKDMSTYTHTGIDSKTKTFYIKGTGSAYSKAWGGSKDLVYSDMKKFEDQKFTVYLTEAVGNNTWYRGKLNGQIIWLHEAYVKSYTKSPTSRIGHIRSESVKIYRTLDDQDSAVTAGEEYTNQVYYIKEQAQLGSQVYYLISLEPSMISGVVGWVKAEDMSTYTHTGIDSKTKTFYIKGTGSAYSKAWGGSKDLVYEDMSQYQNQEFIVYLTEAVGNNIWYRGKLNGQTIWLHEAYVVEHSQSHTSKLGHIVSSNVKIYKHPYGESSYKIAGEEYTNQVYYIKEQAVTNGQTYYLISIEPSRINGVVGWVRAEDMSTYTHTGIDRKTKTFYIKGTGSAYSKAWGGSKDLVYEDMSQYENQEFTVYLTEAVGNNTWYRGKLNGKTIWLHEAYVKSSIQSHTSKLGHIRSTSVKIFNSLESDSTYTTAGEKYTNQVYYIKEQAISKEQTYYLISLEPSRERGVVGWVKAEDLSTNPHVGVDSKTKLFSIEGSGNAYAKAWGGSKDIVYGDLSKYENQLFTVNLTERVGGNIWYRGILNNKEVWIHESFLNEYVNSNTYYDLTFSEALQAQINANAQTTNEYKTYVSKRYINDQDKVYNAQVLNVRGGPSTNYWIVGQITEGTRVTILDEVNGWYEIEFTKYHQFVNASPTDIAYYMNPDNFINNKYQKFQFLDLSLNSSADATNLNRILEGNGILEGMGGAFIEGGLKYHVNDVYLVSHAKLETGNGTSELATGISRWVKRDMDNDGKIVRDKNGNPIIMDISPRKVYNMYGVGAFDGCAYDCGAQTAYENGWFDVRTAIIEGAQFIGRYYVNAGQNTIYEMRWNYSSSGYATHQYATDIGWASKQVYTMYDLYQQLESYVIYLDIPVYKG